The following proteins come from a genomic window of Aquimarina sp. MAR_2010_214:
- a CDS encoding TonB-dependent receptor translates to MKLALTFVFITILFSTNAQTTITGNVTDASGIPIEGANVYLDGTYDGGSTDKNGSFSFSSSETGPQTLLVSFLSFETYTILTDVSTMSNLKIVLREDVNSLGSVVLNAGTFSAGDNSKASVLSPLDIVTTAGAAGDYIGAFQTLPGTSTVAEDGRLFVRGGDANETNIYIDGLRVFQPFAATTNNIPTRGRFSPFLFKGTNFSTGGYSAEYGDALSSVLLLNTIDEPDQEKTDLSFISVGLGIGNTQKWKNNSLSINAFYLNLKPYQEIISQRVDWKKPYESLSGETVYRHTFKKGLLKVYGGLNYSEFDLVQEDINTPEGVNFGLKNRNLYLNTSYKGSLSNDWTIATGTSFANDHNDIKIVNTNVDNNENSFHFKLKLRKRFSNRFKLNFGAEQYLAMFSENVSVPNSNVFKSSFDNNSTAVFTEANVFFSKKLAMQIGVRGVHNTVLEYTKVSPRASLAYKTSSKSQVSLAYGDFYQAPQQDVLKYNETLEPEKSSHYIFNYLYQNNRRTFRAEAYYKSYEELVKFDTDRPEFTSLYTNNGSGYAAGLDIFWRDNKSIKNLEYWASYSYLDTKRDYKNYPNKATPNFAAKHNLSLVTKYWIEDWKSLMSATYNFASGRPYNDPNQSVFQNEKTKTYNSINFSWAYLISQQKILYFSVSNVLGFDNVFNYQYANTPNVDGNFSRRAIRPNADRFFIVGFFWTISDNKTDNQLDNL, encoded by the coding sequence ATGAAACTAGCACTAACCTTTGTCTTTATCACAATTTTATTCTCCACAAACGCTCAAACCACTATTACAGGAAACGTGACCGATGCATCAGGAATCCCAATCGAAGGAGCAAATGTCTATCTCGACGGAACTTATGATGGAGGATCCACCGACAAAAACGGGTCTTTTTCTTTCTCTTCTTCAGAAACAGGGCCTCAAACCTTACTAGTTTCTTTTCTTTCTTTTGAGACATATACGATATTAACCGATGTCTCTACAATGAGCAATTTAAAAATTGTACTAAGAGAAGATGTAAATTCTTTAGGCAGTGTCGTTCTTAATGCCGGAACATTTTCTGCTGGAGATAACAGCAAGGCTTCTGTACTCTCTCCTTTAGACATTGTTACTACAGCAGGTGCTGCTGGAGATTACATTGGTGCTTTCCAGACCCTACCAGGAACTTCTACTGTTGCCGAAGACGGTAGGCTTTTTGTACGCGGTGGAGATGCCAATGAAACTAATATCTATATCGATGGTCTAAGGGTTTTTCAGCCCTTTGCTGCAACTACAAATAATATCCCAACCCGTGGGAGGTTTTCGCCTTTTCTTTTTAAGGGCACTAACTTTTCTACAGGAGGTTATTCTGCAGAATATGGTGATGCACTATCAAGTGTTTTATTGTTAAATACTATCGATGAACCCGATCAGGAAAAAACAGACTTATCTTTTATTAGTGTTGGACTTGGTATAGGAAATACACAAAAGTGGAAAAACAACTCACTTAGTATTAATGCTTTTTACCTAAACCTAAAACCATATCAGGAAATCATATCACAACGGGTAGATTGGAAAAAACCGTACGAATCGTTATCAGGAGAAACGGTATACCGCCATACATTCAAAAAAGGACTTTTAAAAGTATACGGAGGTTTAAACTACTCCGAATTTGATCTTGTTCAAGAAGATATCAATACACCCGAAGGAGTTAATTTTGGACTTAAAAACAGAAATTTATATCTCAATACTTCATATAAAGGAAGTTTGAGTAATGATTGGACTATTGCAACTGGTACTAGTTTTGCAAATGATCATAACGATATTAAAATTGTAAATACCAACGTCGATAACAATGAGAACAGTTTTCATTTTAAACTAAAATTGAGAAAGAGGTTTAGCAATCGTTTTAAATTAAATTTTGGCGCAGAACAATATCTAGCTATGTTTTCAGAAAATGTTTCTGTTCCTAATTCTAATGTTTTTAAAAGTTCATTTGATAATAATAGTACTGCAGTTTTTACCGAAGCTAATGTGTTTTTCAGTAAAAAACTCGCAATGCAAATAGGAGTTCGCGGAGTTCATAATACGGTGTTAGAATATACCAAGGTCTCACCCAGAGCTTCTTTAGCATATAAAACATCATCAAAGTCTCAGGTATCATTAGCCTATGGGGATTTTTACCAAGCACCACAACAAGATGTTTTAAAATATAATGAAACTCTGGAACCCGAAAAATCATCGCATTATATTTTTAATTACCTATATCAAAATAATCGAAGGACTTTTAGAGCCGAAGCTTATTACAAATCGTATGAAGAACTCGTTAAATTTGATACAGATCGCCCGGAGTTTACTAGTTTGTATACTAATAATGGAAGTGGTTATGCTGCTGGACTAGATATCTTCTGGCGAGATAACAAATCTATCAAGAATCTCGAGTATTGGGCCAGTTATTCTTATCTCGATACTAAAAGAGATTACAAAAATTATCCAAATAAAGCGACTCCAAATTTTGCAGCAAAACACAACCTGTCTCTGGTTACTAAATATTGGATCGAAGATTGGAAATCATTAATGAGTGCCACCTATAATTTTGCTTCTGGCAGACCTTATAATGATCCCAATCAATCTGTGTTTCAAAATGAAAAGACAAAAACTTATAATTCAATCAACTTTAGTTGGGCATATCTTATCAGCCAACAAAAAATCCTATACTTCTCGGTTTCTAATGTACTAGGGTTTGATAATGTTTTTAACTATCAATATGCAAATACTCCCAATGTCGATGGAAATTTCTCCAGACGAGCTATAAGACCTAATGCAGATCGCTTTTTTATTGTTGGTTTTTTCTGGACCATCAGTGATAATAAAACCGATAATCAATTAGATAATCTATAA
- a CDS encoding RNA polymerase sigma factor, which produces MNKELEHSFVTNLEQNQNIVHKVCRIYTSDSDSHNDLFQEITIQLWKAYPKFRGDAKFSTWMYRVALNTAITLYRRSKRSIKTADLDTMNFKIKAEEYDDEVEQQLKLMYAAVKQLNDIEKALVFLYLEDKSYKEIANTMGISEVNARVKMNRVKTKLKKILNP; this is translated from the coding sequence GTGAATAAAGAATTAGAACATAGTTTTGTAACCAATCTTGAGCAAAATCAAAATATTGTGCACAAGGTCTGTAGGATATACACCAGTGACTCTGATTCACATAATGATTTGTTTCAGGAAATAACGATTCAGCTTTGGAAAGCGTATCCCAAGTTTAGAGGAGATGCAAAGTTTAGCACCTGGATGTATAGAGTAGCATTAAATACTGCAATTACGTTATACAGAAGATCCAAAAGAAGTATTAAGACTGCTGATCTTGATACCATGAATTTTAAAATAAAAGCTGAAGAATATGACGATGAGGTGGAGCAACAACTTAAATTAATGTATGCAGCAGTAAAACAATTAAATGATATTGAAAAAGCTCTGGTTTTCTTATATCTTGAAGATAAATCATATAAAGAAATAGCTAATACGATGGGGATTAGTGAAGTAAATGCCCGAGTGAAGATGAATAGAGTAAAAACGAAGTTGAAAAAAATATTAAATCCTTAG
- a CDS encoding Ada metal-binding domain-containing protein, whose product MIRHKEIGGRSLRKKIRKKEICFGGNRKLKIYGILKCRSGKRMKRENRIFFLSENEAKDQGYRPCGHCMKSEYKKWKNGFV is encoded by the coding sequence ATGATACGACATAAGGAAATAGGGGGTAGGAGCTTAAGAAAAAAAATCAGGAAAAAAGAAATTTGTTTTGGAGGTAACCGAAAACTCAAAATTTATGGAATTTTGAAATGCCGCTCTGGAAAGAGAATGAAGAGAGAAAATCGAATATTTTTTTTGTCAGAAAATGAAGCAAAAGACCAAGGATACAGGCCTTGTGGACATTGTATGAAAAGTGAATATAAAAAATGGAAAAATGGATTTGTTTAG
- a CDS encoding LETM1-related biofilm-associated protein, producing MNPSTSGWIEKFLRDLDGDPNLPQWSFDELYLDLRRVGFIYGTSIDTIIVNDSDIVYSEEEKTKINLFAALVITYYDTIENADKNDCVDALIQFYNFLDTKKSIFSLGNILPGNKNEKLEKIIHARIQTNESVFKKNFSHLLTNALLFIDVLAFEYFLIHDKNPFEYAAKLEETLINTVFLALNSKKEQDEYDMLLVKLFSSSVRYTNISTEEEASFDYIELDPYTDEIEKKYILDLTSLAVWNDKEVDKEEQSFMLALGTELELSNELIVESIDLVQSFINQHKEDISFFNYSNPALHFYQQTSRTVSVLILRNKKRLIKEISESKDLMILLGQSTMRDLSKEEKQQVKKQLLDICKTIPSLAIFILPGGSLLLPLLVKFIPQLLPSAFNENK from the coding sequence ATGAATCCTTCAACTTCGGGTTGGATAGAAAAATTTTTGCGAGATCTAGATGGCGATCCCAATTTGCCTCAATGGTCATTTGATGAACTATATCTTGATTTAAGACGAGTAGGTTTTATCTATGGTACTTCTATAGATACTATTATAGTTAATGATTCGGATATTGTTTATTCTGAAGAAGAAAAGACAAAGATCAATTTGTTCGCTGCACTAGTCATTACCTATTATGATACTATAGAAAATGCTGATAAAAATGATTGCGTTGATGCACTTATACAGTTCTATAATTTTTTAGACACCAAAAAATCTATTTTTTCATTAGGTAACATACTTCCTGGAAATAAAAATGAAAAGTTAGAAAAAATTATACATGCTCGCATACAAACAAATGAATCTGTTTTTAAGAAAAACTTCAGTCATCTATTAACCAATGCATTATTATTTATCGATGTGTTGGCTTTTGAGTATTTTCTTATACATGATAAGAATCCTTTTGAATATGCCGCCAAATTGGAGGAAACTCTAATAAATACTGTTTTTCTTGCTTTAAACTCTAAAAAGGAGCAGGATGAATATGACATGCTTTTAGTTAAGTTATTCTCATCATCTGTGCGATACACTAATATTTCTACAGAAGAAGAGGCTAGTTTTGATTATATAGAATTAGATCCTTATACAGACGAAATTGAAAAAAAATACATTCTGGATCTTACCAGTCTGGCTGTTTGGAATGATAAAGAAGTAGATAAAGAAGAACAGAGTTTTATGTTAGCCCTGGGTACAGAGCTTGAACTATCTAATGAATTAATAGTAGAATCAATTGATTTAGTTCAATCCTTTATTAATCAACATAAAGAAGATATTTCGTTTTTTAACTATTCGAATCCTGCATTACATTTTTACCAACAAACCTCTCGAACAGTTAGTGTATTAATATTAAGAAATAAAAAAAGGTTAATTAAAGAAATCTCTGAAAGTAAAGACTTAATGATTTTATTAGGGCAATCCACTATGCGGGATTTATCTAAGGAAGAAAAACAACAAGTAAAAAAACAATTGCTAGATATTTGTAAAACGATACCTTCGCTGGCTATTTTTATTCTTCCTGGCGGAAGTCTACTATTACCATTACTGGTTAAGTTTATTCCGCAATTATTACCCTCTGCATTTAATGAGAATAAATAA
- a CDS encoding S8 family serine peptidase has product MKTKILAILFGLLTMHLSYGQNPFSKTGIKKGSIRVKFDKNQQNTLEKHAKSIMQIRADNPKFDGVIPTGITRFDAICKKSGAIKMKRVFRHGGKHEAKHQEYGLHLWYEVEFNTNIDLKVLMQKFSALSEISTTSYIRRASLLDKPNVNKKEINNKTFTPNDPKYSDQWHYNNTGQNGGTPGADINLPDAWDLVTGNSNVVVAITDLGIDYNHEDLKNNMWTNDDEIPGNNIDDDNNGYVDDYYGYNFNQDKGEISPGEHGTHVAGTVAAETNNGIGVSGIAGGTGKGDGVRLMSCQILVSNSGEVDADAFIYAADNGAVISQNSWGFNSSNFPAEFKDAIDYFTDKAGGNGTAMQGGLVIFASGNDNKDGDYYPGKYERCMAVSALDKDNKKASYSNFGSWVDLSAPGSDVLSTMLNNKYGTMSGTSMACPHVSGVAALVLSRAYGILTNEELRELLTLATDPLDESGLGTGAINALKAVSTASNEPPPAPQNLKTSVVEPARITLVWDKVNTAVYYNLQIRKINGNWITYEKLLSNTITVKTDATTQYEIRIKAENFAGESEYTTPIKATTPDWPALSSTPKNITAPVLRFNFIKFTWDHVYGSKEYDVQFRENGKDWNTTTGIEDNEFETEASQLTNYEFRVKAKNPISDTAYSAIISVMTPDIPYCDPSGGNTAFSHTKLVQLESINNTSGSDGGYGDYTHLSTDLQKGNTYTINVATGGTFGFSKNRFRAWIDFNQDGVFADDEIILEGITNGSSPLSQTFSVPTNVKNGIAGLRVSHIYGGFKYPDSCAPPFFGEVEDYKVHIKGNGVLLVDNENTQIPTDNGDDLLSVVNFPNPAHNMFKAEINIPEKGSYTIKLINNMGNVITKNQINTDKGILLKEFDTSNLPQGLYHLIITDSKNKSIIKQVMVF; this is encoded by the coding sequence ATGAAAACTAAAATTTTAGCAATCCTATTTGGATTACTCACAATGCATTTATCTTATGGCCAAAATCCATTTTCGAAGACTGGCATAAAAAAAGGAAGTATTCGAGTAAAATTCGACAAAAACCAACAAAACACCCTTGAAAAGCACGCCAAATCAATAATGCAAATACGTGCAGATAATCCCAAGTTTGATGGTGTCATTCCTACAGGTATCACTCGCTTTGATGCCATATGTAAAAAATCTGGAGCTATTAAGATGAAGCGGGTCTTCCGTCATGGGGGGAAACATGAAGCCAAACATCAAGAATATGGCTTACATCTATGGTATGAAGTAGAATTTAATACTAATATTGATTTAAAGGTCTTAATGCAGAAATTCTCTGCGCTATCTGAGATTAGTACTACTTCGTATATCCGTAGAGCTTCTCTATTAGATAAACCTAATGTAAACAAAAAAGAGATTAACAATAAAACGTTTACTCCAAATGATCCCAAATATAGTGATCAGTGGCATTATAATAATACGGGGCAAAATGGGGGTACTCCAGGAGCAGATATAAACCTACCAGATGCATGGGACTTAGTAACAGGTAACTCAAATGTAGTTGTTGCAATCACTGACCTAGGAATTGATTACAATCATGAAGATCTAAAAAATAATATGTGGACCAATGATGATGAAATTCCTGGTAACAATATTGATGATGATAATAATGGCTATGTAGATGATTATTATGGGTATAATTTCAATCAGGACAAGGGTGAGATCTCTCCTGGTGAACACGGTACTCATGTAGCTGGTACTGTTGCAGCAGAAACCAATAATGGCATAGGTGTGTCTGGTATAGCTGGAGGCACTGGAAAAGGAGATGGTGTAAGACTAATGTCATGCCAGATATTAGTATCAAATTCAGGAGAAGTTGATGCAGATGCATTTATATATGCTGCAGATAATGGAGCTGTTATTTCCCAGAATAGTTGGGGTTTTAATTCTTCTAATTTTCCTGCAGAATTTAAAGATGCAATTGATTATTTTACTGATAAAGCTGGAGGTAATGGTACGGCTATGCAAGGTGGACTGGTTATCTTTGCTTCGGGTAATGATAATAAAGATGGGGATTATTACCCTGGTAAGTACGAGCGTTGTATGGCAGTTTCTGCACTTGATAAAGACAACAAGAAAGCTTCTTATTCTAATTTTGGTAGCTGGGTAGATCTTTCTGCTCCTGGTTCAGATGTATTAAGTACTATGCTTAATAATAAATATGGAACCATGTCAGGTACTTCAATGGCTTGTCCTCATGTTTCGGGAGTAGCTGCCCTAGTACTATCTCGAGCTTATGGTATACTTACCAATGAAGAACTAAGAGAATTATTAACACTGGCAACTGATCCATTAGATGAATCTGGTTTAGGTACAGGAGCTATAAACGCTCTAAAAGCGGTTTCAACAGCCTCAAATGAACCGCCCCCAGCACCACAAAATTTAAAGACCTCAGTGGTAGAACCAGCAAGAATCACATTGGTTTGGGACAAAGTAAATACAGCTGTATATTACAATCTACAAATAAGAAAAATAAATGGGAACTGGATAACTTATGAAAAGCTATTAAGTAATACGATAACTGTAAAAACAGATGCGACTACTCAATATGAGATACGTATAAAAGCCGAAAATTTTGCTGGAGAGAGTGAATATACTACCCCTATCAAGGCTACTACTCCAGATTGGCCAGCTTTGTCAAGTACACCAAAAAATATCACAGCACCTGTCTTACGTTTTAACTTCATCAAATTTACTTGGGATCATGTATATGGATCTAAAGAATATGATGTGCAGTTCAGAGAAAATGGAAAAGACTGGAACACAACTACTGGTATTGAAGATAATGAATTTGAAACAGAAGCTTCTCAATTAACTAATTATGAGTTTAGAGTAAAAGCCAAAAACCCTATAAGTGACACAGCATATAGTGCTATTATTTCTGTTATGACACCTGATATTCCATATTGTGACCCTTCAGGTGGTAATACAGCTTTTAGTCACACCAAATTAGTACAACTAGAAAGTATAAATAATACTTCTGGTAGTGATGGGGGCTATGGAGATTATACTCATCTTTCTACCGATCTTCAAAAAGGAAATACCTATACTATTAACGTAGCTACAGGCGGTACATTTGGTTTTAGCAAGAATAGATTCAGAGCATGGATAGATTTTAATCAGGATGGTGTATTTGCAGATGACGAAATCATTCTTGAAGGAATAACTAACGGTAGCAGTCCTTTATCGCAAACTTTTAGCGTACCTACAAATGTAAAAAACGGAATTGCTGGATTAAGAGTATCTCATATATATGGTGGTTTTAAATACCCAGATTCTTGTGCCCCTCCTTTCTTTGGAGAAGTAGAAGATTATAAGGTACATATTAAAGGTAATGGTGTTTTACTTGTAGATAATGAAAATACACAAATTCCTACAGATAATGGTGATGATCTTCTTAGTGTTGTTAATTTTCCAAACCCTGCTCATAATATGTTCAAAGCAGAAATTAATATTCCAGAAAAAGGAAGTTATACCATTAAGCTAATCAATAATATGGGTAACGTAATAACCAAAAATCAAATAAATACTGATAAAGGTATACTTCTAAAAGAATTCGATACTAGCAATTTACCGCAAGGCTTATATCACTTGATCATTACTGATAGTAAAAATAAAAGTATTATAAAACAAGTAATGGTATTCTAA
- a CDS encoding NAD(P)/FAD-dependent oxidoreductase has translation MNIPHTNLPRLVVIGGGFAGVALARKMVKEDVQLILLDRHNYHTFQPLLYQVSTSSLEPDSIAYPLRKIVKRGKNTFFRMAEVTAIDPDIQNIHTNIGSISYDYLVIATGARTNFFGNTTIENNAMRMKNLPQALNLRSLMLENLEQAVITTDPEERKELLRFVLAGAGPTGVELAGGIAELKLNVLPRDYPDMNFDDMEIHLIEGAPRVLPPMSEHASEKAAKFLKKLGVHIHTNTQVQHYENNIVSTNTDLSLRTATFIWSAGVTGAPVSGIQSESLIPRANRYKVNEFNQVDGYENIFAIGDISVMETKKYPKGHPMVAQPAIQQGSHLAKNLKRYLRGKDMIPFKYFDKGSMATIGRNKAVVDIGKFKFGGFFAWFIWMFIHLWFLVGFRNRFVTFFNWVYNYINYDKAARLIVRPFKNKEDTIERV, from the coding sequence ATGAATATTCCACATACCAATTTACCCAGATTAGTCGTAATTGGCGGGGGTTTTGCCGGAGTTGCATTAGCGAGAAAAATGGTTAAAGAAGATGTTCAACTGATCCTATTAGACCGACATAATTACCACACTTTTCAACCACTTCTTTATCAAGTATCTACATCATCATTAGAGCCGGATTCTATAGCATATCCACTTCGTAAGATTGTTAAGAGAGGTAAAAATACTTTTTTTAGGATGGCAGAAGTAACTGCCATAGATCCAGATATTCAGAACATACATACCAATATCGGTAGCATCTCATATGACTACCTTGTTATTGCTACAGGTGCACGAACCAATTTCTTTGGTAATACTACTATAGAAAATAATGCGATGCGAATGAAAAATTTACCGCAAGCACTAAATCTACGTAGTTTAATGCTCGAAAACCTGGAGCAAGCAGTGATTACTACAGATCCAGAAGAAAGGAAAGAACTTCTGCGTTTTGTCCTTGCAGGTGCTGGACCAACAGGAGTTGAACTAGCAGGAGGAATTGCAGAATTAAAATTAAATGTACTCCCCAGAGATTATCCAGATATGAATTTTGATGATATGGAAATTCATCTGATAGAAGGTGCACCTCGTGTGCTCCCTCCCATGAGTGAACATGCATCAGAAAAAGCTGCAAAATTCTTGAAAAAATTAGGAGTACATATTCATACCAATACCCAGGTACAACATTATGAAAATAATATTGTAAGTACTAATACGGATTTATCCCTTAGAACCGCCACCTTTATATGGTCTGCTGGTGTAACAGGGGCGCCCGTATCAGGAATACAATCAGAATCTCTAATCCCAAGAGCTAATCGTTATAAAGTAAACGAATTTAATCAGGTCGATGGGTACGAAAATATTTTTGCTATAGGCGATATTTCTGTAATGGAAACTAAAAAATATCCCAAGGGACATCCAATGGTAGCACAACCGGCAATACAACAAGGAAGTCATCTTGCCAAAAACTTAAAACGCTACCTTAGAGGTAAAGATATGATCCCTTTTAAATATTTTGACAAAGGGTCTATGGCTACGATTGGTCGCAATAAAGCCGTAGTTGATATCGGAAAATTTAAATTCGGAGGCTTCTTTGCCTGGTTTATATGGATGTTTATTCATCTATGGTTCCTGGTAGGTTTTAGAAATCGATTTGTAACTTTCTTCAACTGGGTATACAATTACATAAATTATGATAAAGCAGCAAGATTAATAGTAAGGCCGTTTAAGAATAAAGAAGATACTATAGAACGAGTGTAA
- a CDS encoding superoxide dismutase family protein — protein sequence MKTLKLVVLTFLSIAIFGCKGEKKKENVETTTSQEKEEEENTKTIEFALEPKSDSKVSGKVIFIESEGMVNMIAELTGLDEGKHAIHIHEKADCTSADGKSTGGHWNPTMEPHGKWGAKEGYHKGDIGNFKADASGNGNITFATNEWCIGCDDNKKNIVGKAIIVHQGVDDFTSQPSGAAGSRVSCGGIIQ from the coding sequence ATGAAAACGTTAAAATTAGTAGTGTTAACTTTCTTATCTATCGCCATATTTGGTTGTAAAGGAGAAAAGAAAAAAGAAAATGTCGAAACTACTACAAGTCAAGAAAAAGAAGAAGAGGAGAACACAAAGACTATTGAATTCGCTCTAGAGCCTAAAAGTGATAGTAAGGTTTCTGGTAAAGTTATTTTTATCGAATCTGAAGGTATGGTAAACATGATAGCAGAGTTAACAGGGCTTGATGAGGGAAAGCATGCCATCCATATTCACGAAAAGGCAGATTGTACATCAGCAGATGGTAAATCTACAGGAGGGCATTGGAACCCAACAATGGAGCCACATGGAAAATGGGGAGCTAAAGAAGGGTATCACAAAGGTGACATAGGGAACTTTAAAGCTGATGCAAGTGGTAATGGTAATATCACTTTTGCCACTAACGAATGGTGCATTGGTTGTGATGATAATAAAAAGAATATTGTAGGTAAAGCAATTATTGTACATCAAGGTGTAGATGATTTCACTTCTCAACCTTCTGGTGCTGCGGGTAGTAGAGTGAGTTGTGGTGGTATCATTCAATAA
- a CDS encoding alpha-ketoglutarate-dependent dioxygenase AlkB has translation MDLFSHIVDHKENILPHDGIVNYYGKLMSSQQANHYFNRLLENIEWKNDEAIIFGKRIVTKRKVAWYAEKSFEYTYSNTTKLALPWISELLELKELIEQKTGETFNSCLLNLYHDGNEGIAWHSDAEKDLKKNGAIASLSFGAERKFAFKHKITKDKRALILENGSLLIMKDTTQTNWLHRLPPTKMINTPRINLTFRTIVEK, from the coding sequence ATGGATTTGTTTAGCCATATCGTAGATCATAAGGAAAATATATTGCCCCATGATGGTATCGTAAATTATTATGGAAAATTGATGTCATCACAGCAAGCCAATCATTATTTTAATCGTTTACTAGAAAATATAGAATGGAAAAATGATGAGGCTATCATTTTTGGTAAGCGAATTGTAACCAAACGTAAAGTAGCCTGGTATGCAGAAAAATCATTTGAATATACATATTCAAATACTACAAAATTGGCATTGCCCTGGATATCAGAATTGTTAGAATTAAAAGAACTTATTGAACAAAAAACAGGCGAAACATTCAATTCTTGTTTACTTAATTTATACCATGATGGTAACGAAGGAATCGCTTGGCATAGTGATGCAGAAAAAGATCTTAAAAAAAATGGAGCAATCGCATCATTGAGCTTTGGAGCAGAACGAAAATTTGCGTTTAAACATAAAATAACAAAAGATAAGAGAGCATTGATTTTAGAAAATGGTAGTTTGTTGATAATGAAAGATACAACACAAACTAATTGGCTACATCGTTTACCTCCTACAAAAATGATAAACACTCCGAGAATTAACCTAACATTTAGAACGATAGTTGAGAAATAA